One genomic window of Biomphalaria glabrata chromosome 9, xgBioGlab47.1, whole genome shotgun sequence includes the following:
- the LOC106051108 gene encoding uncharacterized protein LOC106051108 isoform X2: MKMRTSRVLKFIILFAFCGMSTVSIYILLEFLPELEAPQDLALHRLVAFPKSVVALKTTQSVTFQNLGTIIKEISKPVETNQGLHIGFDNIGNKQRYLIYRCDTGKMGNCSDWFDIFKGIETSYLIANLTGRIFKAEIHGLPCKLEDFMAPLNVSWSLKSSFHSVLNKGMAGVGLRIMDNNHPFYNNIQTMNWTEFAQEHFDYVYFKSNLDSIPGFQNSVLYKHELSWMFGVRKDRIHAFLFHRLFTLSHRLKKTLDIYIYSILPSNEHKLLCVDLTTHVTNSQFNAQQLTMVWNFLRIHSETNIHKIFLLTDSWEVLSRARRERFKDRLVESPMLSLRRDDPLQQVCDRLEAQIFHQHLMVNCDILVVSNYGIGRLAAYLRRTDDGLFCLTSKGQIHPCIAESFHHFFPSHT; encoded by the coding sequence ATGAAGATGAGAACCTCCAGGGTGCTCaagttcatcattttgtttgcattttgtGGCATGTCGACTGTTTCTATTTACATACTTTTGGAATTTTTACCAGAGCTAGAAGCTCCTCAGGATCTTGCTCTTCACCGTCTTGTTGCATTCCCCAAGTCTGTGGTTGCACTGAAAACTACTCAAAGTGTAACTTTTCAAAACTTGGGAACAATAATCAAAGAAATATCTAAACCTGTGGAAACAAACCAAGGTTTGCACATAGGTTTTGACAATATAGGCAACAAACAACGATATTTAATATACAGGTGTGACACGGGGAAAATGGGAAACTGTTCTGATTGGTTTGACATATTTAAAGGCATAGAAACCAGTTACCTTATCGCCAATTTAACTGGTCGAATATTTAAAGCAGAGATTCACGGCTTACCGTGTAAACTTGAAGACTTCATGGCACCATTAAACGTTAGTTGGAGTCTCAAGTCATCGTTCCACTCAGTGCTGAACAAAGGCATGGCAGGTGTTGGCCTAAGAATTATGGACAACAATCACCCATTTTATAATAACATACAGACAATGAATTGGACTGAGTTTGCTCAAGAACATTTCGATTATGTCTATTTCAAATCTAACCTGGATTCTATTCCTGGATTCCAAAACAGTGTTCTGTACAAACATGAACTATCGTGGATGTTTGGTGTCAGAAAGGATCGCATTCACGCATTTCTGTTTCATCGTCTGTTTACACTGAGTCATCGACTCAAAAAGACATTAGACATATACATTTATTCTATTCTGCCGTCGAATGAACATAAACTACTATGTGTGGACTTAACCACTCACGTGACCAACTCTCAGTTTAATGCCCAGCAGCTAACGATGGTTTGGAATTTTCTGAGAATTCATTCGGAGACCAATATTCATAAGATCTTTTTGTTGACGGATTCCTGGGAAGTTTTGTCTAGAGCAAGACGTGAGCGATTTAAAGATCGACTTGTTGAAAGTCCAATGTTGAGTTTAAGAAGAGACGACCCTCTACAACAGGTGTGTGACCGGCTAGAAGCTCAAATATTTCATCAGCACTTGATGGTCAACTGTGACATTTTAGTGGTCAGCAATTATGGCATTGGTCGTCTTGCTGCCTATTTAAGAAGAACAGATGACGGGTTATTCTGTTTAACAAGTAAAGGTCAGATACATCCTTGTATTGCCGAGTCTTTTCATCACTTTTTTCCAAGTCATACATGA
- the LOC106051108 gene encoding uncharacterized protein LOC106051108 isoform X1 produces MCNLYWLRSWKFHSMKMRTSRVLKFIILFAFCGMSTVSIYILLEFLPELEAPQDLALHRLVAFPKSVVALKTTQSVTFQNLGTIIKEISKPVETNQGLHIGFDNIGNKQRYLIYRCDTGKMGNCSDWFDIFKGIETSYLIANLTGRIFKAEIHGLPCKLEDFMAPLNVSWSLKSSFHSVLNKGMAGVGLRIMDNNHPFYNNIQTMNWTEFAQEHFDYVYFKSNLDSIPGFQNSVLYKHELSWMFGVRKDRIHAFLFHRLFTLSHRLKKTLDIYIYSILPSNEHKLLCVDLTTHVTNSQFNAQQLTMVWNFLRIHSETNIHKIFLLTDSWEVLSRARRERFKDRLVESPMLSLRRDDPLQQVCDRLEAQIFHQHLMVNCDILVVSNYGIGRLAAYLRRTDDGLFCLTSKGQIHPCIAESFHHFFPSHT; encoded by the exons atgtgtaacctctattggctacgctcttggaa atttCACTCAATGAAGATGAGAACCTCCAGGGTGCTCaagttcatcattttgtttgcattttgtGGCATGTCGACTGTTTCTATTTACATACTTTTGGAATTTTTACCAGAGCTAGAAGCTCCTCAGGATCTTGCTCTTCACCGTCTTGTTGCATTCCCCAAGTCTGTGGTTGCACTGAAAACTACTCAAAGTGTAACTTTTCAAAACTTGGGAACAATAATCAAAGAAATATCTAAACCTGTGGAAACAAACCAAGGTTTGCACATAGGTTTTGACAATATAGGCAACAAACAACGATATTTAATATACAGGTGTGACACGGGGAAAATGGGAAACTGTTCTGATTGGTTTGACATATTTAAAGGCATAGAAACCAGTTACCTTATCGCCAATTTAACTGGTCGAATATTTAAAGCAGAGATTCACGGCTTACCGTGTAAACTTGAAGACTTCATGGCACCATTAAACGTTAGTTGGAGTCTCAAGTCATCGTTCCACTCAGTGCTGAACAAAGGCATGGCAGGTGTTGGCCTAAGAATTATGGACAACAATCACCCATTTTATAATAACATACAGACAATGAATTGGACTGAGTTTGCTCAAGAACATTTCGATTATGTCTATTTCAAATCTAACCTGGATTCTATTCCTGGATTCCAAAACAGTGTTCTGTACAAACATGAACTATCGTGGATGTTTGGTGTCAGAAAGGATCGCATTCACGCATTTCTGTTTCATCGTCTGTTTACACTGAGTCATCGACTCAAAAAGACATTAGACATATACATTTATTCTATTCTGCCGTCGAATGAACATAAACTACTATGTGTGGACTTAACCACTCACGTGACCAACTCTCAGTTTAATGCCCAGCAGCTAACGATGGTTTGGAATTTTCTGAGAATTCATTCGGAGACCAATATTCATAAGATCTTTTTGTTGACGGATTCCTGGGAAGTTTTGTCTAGAGCAAGACGTGAGCGATTTAAAGATCGACTTGTTGAAAGTCCAATGTTGAGTTTAAGAAGAGACGACCCTCTACAACAGGTGTGTGACCGGCTAGAAGCTCAAATATTTCATCAGCACTTGATGGTCAACTGTGACATTTTAGTGGTCAGCAATTATGGCATTGGTCGTCTTGCTGCCTATTTAAGAAGAACAGATGACGGGTTATTCTGTTTAACAAGTAAAGGTCAGATACATCCTTGTATTGCCGAGTCTTTTCATCACTTTTTTCCAAGTCATACATGA